In Salinarimonas sp., a genomic segment contains:
- a CDS encoding DUF2189 domain-containing protein, which translates to MADTTDADLGATPAEGSAEEPARRAYEPVVREITQDDVRAALSEGLSDFRAAPQYGLFFGAVYALGGIAIVLLTAYSGMGYLAYPLAAGFALIGPFVAVGLYEVSRRREAGEALAFGPVLGVVFSQSKRELGWMAFVTLFVMIVWMYQVRLLLAIFLGFQSFASLGEFLTVVFTTTEGLMFLAVGNVIGALLAAALFSLTVVSFPLLLDRDVDFITAMITSVKAVVTNPKPMLGWAAFIVAALVLAIVPFFLGLLIVLPALGHATWRLYRRVVEPAPAQAA; encoded by the coding sequence ATGGCCGACACCACCGACGCCGATCTCGGCGCGACGCCTGCGGAAGGCTCCGCCGAGGAGCCCGCACGCCGCGCGTACGAGCCCGTGGTGCGCGAGATCACCCAGGACGACGTCCGCGCCGCCCTCTCCGAGGGCCTGAGCGACTTCCGGGCCGCGCCCCAGTACGGCCTGTTCTTCGGCGCGGTCTACGCGCTGGGCGGGATCGCGATCGTCCTCCTCACGGCCTATAGCGGCATGGGTTATCTCGCCTATCCGCTCGCCGCCGGCTTCGCCCTCATCGGCCCGTTCGTGGCGGTGGGGCTCTACGAGGTCTCCCGCCGCCGCGAGGCCGGGGAGGCGCTGGCCTTCGGGCCGGTGCTGGGCGTGGTCTTCAGCCAGTCGAAGCGCGAGCTCGGCTGGATGGCGTTCGTCACGCTGTTCGTGATGATCGTGTGGATGTACCAGGTGCGCCTGCTGCTGGCGATCTTCCTGGGCTTCCAGTCCTTCGCGAGCCTGGGCGAGTTCCTCACCGTGGTCTTCACGACGACCGAGGGTCTGATGTTCCTCGCCGTCGGCAACGTCATCGGCGCTCTCCTCGCCGCGGCCCTGTTCTCGCTGACGGTGGTGTCGTTCCCGCTCCTGCTCGACCGGGACGTCGACTTCATCACGGCGATGATCACCTCGGTGAAGGCGGTGGTGACGAACCCCAAGCCCATGCTCGGCTGGGCGGCCTTCATCGTGGCCGCGCTGGTGCTCGCGATCGTGCCCTTCTTCCTCGGGCTGCTGATCGTGCTGCCGGCGCTCGGCCACGCCACCTGGCGGCTGTATCGCCGGGTCGTGGAGCCCGCGCCGGCGCAGGCGGCCTGA
- a CDS encoding helix-turn-helix domain-containing protein, giving the protein MPFREITKEEARLAFCREATEEGANVTECCARYGVSRTTGYLWLARYKEEGAAGLKDRSRRPRRHARASPPETVARVVAARQAHPALGPRKLREILLAEHGSAPAASTIDAILRSEGVPGPRADR; this is encoded by the coding sequence GTGCCGTTTCGGGAGATCACCAAGGAAGAGGCCCGCCTCGCCTTCTGCCGCGAGGCGACCGAGGAGGGGGCGAACGTCACGGAATGCTGCGCGCGCTACGGCGTCTCGCGGACGACCGGCTATCTCTGGCTCGCGCGCTACAAGGAAGAGGGCGCGGCGGGGCTGAAGGACCGCTCGCGTCGTCCGAGACGGCACGCCCGTGCGAGCCCGCCGGAGACGGTCGCCCGCGTCGTCGCGGCGAGACAGGCGCATCCGGCGCTCGGGCCGCGCAAGCTGCGCGAGATCCTCCTCGCCGAGCACGGGTCCGCTCCGGCCGCCTCGACCATCGACGCCATCCTGCGCAGCGAAGGCGTGCCGGGACCGCGCGCGGACCGCTGA